From a region of the Zingiber officinale cultivar Zhangliang chromosome 4B, Zo_v1.1, whole genome shotgun sequence genome:
- the LOC121974790 gene encoding B3 domain-containing protein Os03g0120900-like — protein MEFTHGRRSKERFFMSSSGSSHQEEQQVQVGGGAPFLMVSSPLSSSNLRGGNWMVPEREQMFEKVVTPSDVGKLNRLVIPKQHAERYFPMDAAADGGKGLLLSFEDRTGKAWRFRYSYWNSSQSYVMTKGWSRFVKEKRLDAGDTVCFSRGGDRLFIDWKKRRVRDPFTAAAARGVPFTGFSFGPPPMVGPWGTSSPTFFAPSTATPAHGSQIVFFRAPPPVEGRPADVSVVLESTPSAGSRQAAAKGLRLFGVNLFCSGSEGGGETQASSSPASVSKERKHSSSLNLDL, from the coding sequence ATGGAGTTCACACACGGAAGGAGATCTAAAGAGAGGTTTTTCATGAGTAGTAGTGGTAGTAGTCATCAGGAAGAGCAGCAAGTGCAGGTAGGCGGCGGCGCGCCTTTTTTGATGGTTTCGTCTCCCTTGTCGTCCTCGAATTTGCGGGGAGGGAATTGGATGGTGCCGGAGAGGGAGCAGATGTTCGAGAAGGTGGTGACGCCGAGCGACGTGGGGAAGCTGAACCGGCTGGTGATCCCCAAGCAGCACGCGGAGCGGTACTTCCCGATGGACGCGGCGGCGGACGGCGGGAAGGGGCTGCTGCTGAGCTTCGAGGACCGGACGGGGAAGGCGTGGCGGTTCCGCTACTCCTACTGGAACAGCAGCCAGAGCTACGTGATGACCAAGGGCTGGAGCCGCTTCGTCAAGGAGAAGCGCCTCGACGCCGGCGACACCGTCTGCTTCAGCCGCGGCGGGGACCGCCTCTTTATCGACTGGAAGAAGCGCCGCGTCCGCGATCCTTTCACGGCGGCGGCCGCCAGGGGGGTTCCTTTCACCGGATTCTCTTTCGGCCCGCCACCCATGGTCGGCCCATGGGGAACTTCTTCTCCCACCTTCTTTGCGCCTTCCACCGCCACTCCTGCCCACGGCTCGCAGATTGTCTTCTTCCGGGCGCCACCACCAGTCGAGGGGCGGCCCGCCGACGTGTCGGTGGTTCTAGAGTCGACGCCATCGGCCGGTAGCCGCCAGGCGGCGGCCAAGGGCCTGAGGTTGTTCGGGGTGAACCTCTTCTGCTCCGGATCAGAAGGGGGCGGCGAGACACAAGCTTCTTCGTCGCCGGCGTCGGTGTCCAAGGAGCGTAAACATTCCTCGTCCTTAAATCTTGACCTATGA